A genomic segment from Fibrobacterota bacterium encodes:
- a CDS encoding MgtC/SapB family protein, with product MSILNPDPALDLKTVLIRIAFAMAAGLILGLERESHGRAAGLKTTTLACVASCLAMILSEDFYRESVLGATSAFRPDRARLAAGILTGIGFLGAGAIIRQGTLVRGVTTAAVLWFITILGLAFGSGHITVGMLGTGIAFFALYALPHMETRIKKDFYCSVSVVLGLDGMTDDEIRDRLEVTGVKVQRVSYDYDLAGQKRTLQCEIKLRRNDVTALSRKVVAGLTACPGVVRVTWG from the coding sequence ATGTCGATTTTGAATCCGGACCCGGCCTTGGACCTTAAAACGGTGCTCATCCGTATTGCTTTCGCCATGGCGGCAGGCCTGATCCTGGGGCTGGAACGGGAAAGCCATGGCCGCGCGGCGGGGCTCAAGACCACCACCCTGGCATGCGTGGCTTCGTGCCTGGCCATGATCCTTTCCGAGGACTTCTACCGGGAGTCAGTCCTGGGCGCGACCTCCGCCTTCCGGCCCGACCGCGCGCGCTTGGCGGCGGGCATCCTGACCGGCATCGGCTTCCTCGGGGCGGGGGCAATCATCCGGCAAGGGACGCTCGTGCGCGGGGTAACTACTGCGGCGGTGCTTTGGTTCATCACCATACTTGGGCTCGCTTTCGGCAGCGGCCATATCACCGTCGGCATGCTCGGCACGGGAATCGCCTTCTTCGCCCTTTATGCGTTGCCGCACATGGAGACGCGCATCAAGAAGGATTTCTATTGCAGCGTTTCCGTGGTGCTCGGCCTCGACGGGATGACGGATGACGAGATCCGCGATCGCCTGGAGGTAACGGGCGTGAAGGTGCAACGCGTTTCCTACGACTACGACCTGGCCGGGCAAAAGCGCACCCTCCAATGCGAAATCAAGCTGCGGCGGAACGACGTCACCGCGCTCTCGCGCAAGGTGGTGGCGGGCCTGACCGCCTGCCCCGGCGTCGTCCGCGTGACATGGGGTTGA
- a CDS encoding CPBP family intramembrane metalloprotease has protein sequence MSEVLRSPAAALLIALALTLGLGWETRRSRWAPFFLFHAVLAIALPLYAGSWPKGNPLAALTAAPMAWMLCAFALPIWELGLAGLAYESWLRRRGYAGDPRVSPAAALEAALLTASRRLGLSVRAVSGLFAAYAVLWAPLGEDLFFWGYLLPSLAGGWGFWPAACAASVLFGIHHWLYLGGRTGGTGRAAGLAFAGTSVLSGILLALAFRISRSLYPVMAMHLATNLAWVAASAFARRSAEK, from the coding sequence ATGAGCGAGGTCTTGCGCTCCCCCGCTGCCGCCCTTCTCATCGCCCTCGCGCTTACCTTGGGGTTGGGGTGGGAAACCCGTCGATCCCGTTGGGCGCCCTTCTTCCTGTTCCATGCCGTCCTCGCGATCGCCTTGCCGCTATACGCGGGAAGCTGGCCTAAGGGAAATCCGTTGGCCGCCCTCACCGCCGCTCCGATGGCTTGGATGCTCTGCGCATTCGCCTTGCCTATCTGGGAGCTCGGCTTGGCGGGGCTGGCCTACGAGTCTTGGCTGCGCCGGCGGGGATATGCGGGCGACCCCCGGGTTTCGCCGGCGGCGGCGCTGGAGGCCGCCTTGCTTACCGCCTCCCGACGGTTGGGCCTTTCCGTTCGCGCCGTATCCGGATTGTTCGCGGCCTACGCCGTGCTCTGGGCTCCTCTGGGCGAGGATTTGTTTTTCTGGGGGTACCTGCTCCCCTCGCTCGCCGGCGGATGGGGATTCTGGCCGGCCGCTTGCGCGGCATCGGTTCTGTTCGGGATTCATCATTGGCTTTACCTTGGCGGAAGAACCGGCGGGACCGGCCGGGCCGCCGGCCTCGCTTTCGCCGGGACCAGCGTCCTCTCGGGGATCCTATTGGCTTTGGCTTTCCGCATATCCCGATCCCTCTATCCGGTCATGGCGATGCATCTCGCGACGAATCTGGCATGGGTCGCCGCCTCCGCCTTCGCCCGCCGGAGCGCCGAAAAATAA
- a CDS encoding flippase-like domain-containing protein, whose amino-acid sequence MNRKFWISCLKWALTLFAVFMIARKIDFHAIGPLLKQCRWGYLVLSAMALVAGSLLVTYRWKILWNRPELAFRKYLFFVYMGYFFNSFLPSAAVSDAIRVLAFGQKYGSLQQNIGVNLFARGIGFAIQMGLSVLSLIYFRRDLEKLDFFRKVKVNSLGIVLAVAFLIAALGIVYFFRARLFRQAWVVEIVRLLKNRRLLFLTTVLSALLQFSGILSTWLVFLSVYPDTKLWQITFFLAIIQIILILPISFGGLGAREYLCILFFSDIGGMPKDATFAASILGYLPVLTLALAGGLWMAFRKQKLAGELRAAGRAG is encoded by the coding sequence ATGAATCGTAAATTCTGGATCTCGTGCCTGAAGTGGGCGCTCACCTTATTCGCCGTATTCATGATCGCGAGGAAGATCGACTTCCATGCGATCGGGCCTCTCCTGAAGCAATGCCGATGGGGATATCTGGTCCTTTCCGCGATGGCCCTGGTGGCGGGAAGCCTGCTCGTGACTTACCGCTGGAAAATATTGTGGAATCGCCCGGAGTTGGCGTTCCGCAAGTATTTGTTTTTCGTCTACATGGGGTATTTTTTCAACTCCTTCCTGCCTTCGGCCGCGGTATCGGATGCGATCCGCGTGCTCGCTTTCGGCCAAAAATACGGAAGCCTGCAACAGAACATCGGCGTGAACCTATTCGCCCGGGGAATCGGGTTCGCGATCCAAATGGGCCTATCCGTGTTAAGCCTTATTTATTTCCGCCGGGATCTGGAGAAGTTGGATTTCTTCCGCAAAGTGAAAGTGAACTCCCTGGGCATCGTCTTGGCCGTGGCTTTCCTGATCGCCGCACTCGGGATCGTTTATTTTTTCCGCGCCCGGCTTTTCCGGCAAGCATGGGTCGTGGAAATCGTGAGGCTGCTGAAAAACCGCCGCTTGCTTTTCCTGACGACCGTCCTCAGCGCCTTGCTCCAGTTTTCCGGCATCCTCAGTACCTGGCTGGTTTTCCTGAGCGTTTACCCGGACACGAAGCTTTGGCAGATAACCTTCTTCCTCGCCATCATCCAGATTATCCTCATCCTTCCGATCAGCTTCGGGGGCTTGGGCGCCCGCGAGTACTTGTGCATCCTGTTCTTCTCCGACATCGGGGGCATGCCGAAAGACGCCACCTTCGCCGCCAGCATATTGGGCTACCTGCCGGTTTTGACCCTGGCGCTGGCGGGCGGACTATGGATGGCGTTCCGGAAGCAGAAGCTCGCCGGCGAGCTTCGCGCCGCCGGTAGGGCCGGGTAA
- a CDS encoding UbiA family prenyltransferase — protein sequence MHALKIKFAEMKPAFSLVYLSSAGLLCVYSVQRYLGFPFDAASSLSFMGIIFGVYTLNRFTDSVEDFANDLGRFLFFQGKRIFFYLGILALMGSVGTLVAERKLNWMHMLLLTMGSGYSYRVIPWFAPGRGFHLVRIKEMIFMKNLCVSFLWGASVFVVPILGAGRELAGAFPVWMLAAGFFISTLNNTLFDDILDEPGDRAAGIRTLPTTWGARRSQFLLMILDAVWIALIAVLTAQRRLDGMHGAFLAFLGLYPFLYLCLNLGGGIRKRAAGWLAEADLVFFALGMCWLAQR from the coding sequence ATGCATGCGTTAAAAATCAAATTCGCCGAAATGAAACCCGCCTTCTCGCTGGTGTACCTCTCCTCCGCGGGATTGCTCTGCGTCTATTCCGTTCAACGCTACCTTGGCTTTCCGTTCGACGCGGCCAGTTCCCTGAGCTTCATGGGGATTATCTTCGGCGTCTACACCTTGAACCGTTTTACCGATTCGGTCGAGGATTTCGCCAACGATTTGGGCCGCTTCCTTTTCTTCCAAGGTAAGCGCATCTTCTTCTATCTCGGGATCCTCGCCTTGATGGGCAGCGTAGGGACCCTGGTCGCGGAAAGAAAACTGAATTGGATGCACATGCTGCTCCTGACCATGGGGTCCGGCTATTCCTACCGCGTCATCCCTTGGTTCGCCCCGGGCAGAGGTTTCCATCTGGTCCGCATCAAGGAAATGATCTTCATGAAAAACCTATGCGTATCGTTCCTATGGGGCGCTTCGGTGTTCGTGGTCCCCATTCTCGGGGCGGGACGCGAACTCGCGGGCGCATTTCCGGTTTGGATGCTCGCGGCCGGCTTTTTCATCAGCACCCTCAACAACACCCTCTTCGACGATATCCTGGACGAACCCGGGGACCGGGCCGCGGGGATCAGGACCTTGCCGACTACTTGGGGGGCCCGCCGATCCCAATTCCTATTGATGATCCTCGATGCCGTCTGGATCGCCTTGATCGCCGTACTGACTGCGCAGCGCCGATTGGATGGGATGCATGGGGCCTTCCTGGCGTTCCTGGGCCTCTACCCCTTCCTTTACCTATGCCTGAATCTGGGGGGCGGAATCCGGAAAAGGGCGGCGGGGTGGCTCGCGGAAGCGGACCTGGTTTTTTTCGCGCTCGGGATGTGCTGGCTTGCGCAGCGGTGA
- a CDS encoding HAMP domain-containing histidine kinase, with protein MPAWLAQLALGSSLALGVHFLFVGVRVKPLRGQAWLGLVLAGLALAFLFTGTRSVTLPVWLGLTLGGAAGVIYLTHRFLALYMADRKAMQALSRAYADLQASAHMRELGMSAASISHEIRNYAASLKGNAVLLNRELDRETDRESDPAGQKGELERIRTAADRMEAISRDISVFAGAARSPRLEPLDLERVIGDCLENRFPGKRASVRCRGGARMQGDAARLEQAFMNLFRNAWEAGASGVEVRLTAWHGKLVVAVEDDGRGCSPGDLERIAMPFFSRKGDRGTGLGCSIAESILRAHGATLRAYSKNVLGKGRSGLLLNLVFPSDRARTGDPGGELTVAAGLGPARENLVRPMLHLGLRPRFLDLGTGPLHPSRSGGGPLFLDSEAADRLVGPSGNLAIVVGSNREAVRRPGGGAFLFSEEELIGVLRTAERP; from the coding sequence ATGCCCGCCTGGCTTGCACAGCTCGCCCTCGGTTCATCGCTAGCCTTGGGCGTCCATTTTTTGTTCGTCGGCGTTCGCGTCAAACCCTTGCGGGGCCAGGCCTGGCTGGGTCTGGTTCTGGCCGGCCTCGCCTTGGCCTTCCTGTTCACCGGGACCCGCTCCGTTACCCTTCCGGTTTGGCTCGGGCTGACCCTGGGAGGCGCAGCGGGCGTCATCTACCTCACCCATCGCTTCCTGGCCTTGTACATGGCCGACCGCAAAGCCATGCAGGCGCTTTCCCGGGCCTATGCCGATCTGCAGGCATCCGCCCATATGCGGGAGCTGGGGATGTCGGCCGCTTCCATCAGCCATGAGATCCGCAACTATGCCGCGTCCCTGAAAGGCAATGCCGTCCTTTTGAATCGCGAATTGGATCGCGAAACGGATCGCGAATCGGACCCGGCGGGCCAGAAGGGGGAATTGGAACGGATCCGGACGGCGGCGGATCGGATGGAAGCGATCTCCCGCGACATTTCCGTTTTCGCCGGCGCGGCGCGCTCTCCGCGCCTGGAACCCTTGGATTTGGAGCGGGTGATCGGCGATTGCCTGGAGAACCGTTTTCCCGGGAAGCGCGCGAGCGTCCGATGCCGCGGAGGCGCCAGGATGCAAGGCGATGCCGCGCGCCTGGAACAGGCTTTCATGAATTTGTTCCGCAATGCTTGGGAAGCGGGCGCCTCGGGAGTGGAGGTCCGTCTCACTGCCTGGCACGGTAAGCTGGTGGTGGCCGTCGAAGACGATGGCCGCGGATGTTCTCCCGGGGATTTGGAGCGCATCGCCATGCCGTTCTTTTCGCGTAAAGGCGACCGGGGCACGGGCCTCGGATGCTCCATCGCGGAATCCATCCTGCGCGCCCATGGCGCCACGCTCCGCGCCTACAGCAAGAACGTCCTGGGCAAGGGACGCAGCGGCTTGCTGCTGAACCTGGTGTTCCCCTCGGACCGGGCCCGAACCGGGGATCCCGGCGGGGAACTGACGGTGGCGGCGGGCCTTGGCCCGGCGCGGGAGAACCTCGTGCGTCCCATGCTGCATCTGGGCTTACGGCCGCGTTTCCTGGATCTCGGCACGGGTCCGCTCCATCCCTCGCGATCCGGCGGCGGTCCGCTTTTCCTGGATAGCGAAGCCGCGGATCGATTGGTCGGCCCGTCCGGGAACCTGGCCATAGTCGTAGGGTCGAACCGGGAAGCCGTACGGCGGCCGGGCGGGGGCGCCTTCCTGTTCTCGGAAGAGGAATTGATCGGCGTCTTGCGAACGGCCGAACGGCCATGA
- a CDS encoding antibiotic biosynthesis monooxygenase, with translation MIANVVTVYVKPEHLQEFLAATRANRAGSRTEPGNLRFDILRAADDPSRFLFYEVFVSQEALEDHRRTPHYLAWRAQAENWMAKPREGRAHLVVDPLDLLEW, from the coding sequence ATGATCGCCAACGTCGTAACCGTATACGTCAAGCCGGAACATCTGCAGGAATTCCTCGCGGCGACCCGCGCCAATCGGGCTGGTTCCCGTACGGAACCCGGCAACCTCCGCTTCGACATCCTTAGGGCCGCGGACGACCCATCCCGCTTCCTCTTCTACGAGGTATTCGTTTCGCAGGAGGCCCTGGAAGACCATCGCCGAACCCCGCATTACCTGGCTTGGCGAGCGCAGGCGGAAAACTGGATGGCCAAGCCCCGTGAGGGCCGCGCCCATCTGGTGGTCGACCCGCTCGATCTTCTCGAATGGTAA
- a CDS encoding queuosine precursor transporter encodes MEKKTYKYYDLVMAAFVTVLLCSNFIGAAKQAVLTLPILGKVTFGAGVLFFPISYIFGDVLTEVYGYARDRRVVWAGFGALAFASLMAWVVVHLPAADSEWMKTYQGQLEGVFGNAWRIAAGSMIAFWSGSFANSFVLAKMKIVTEGKWLWMRTIGSTLVGELVDSSLFYFIAFGGLWATGDVLKVALTQYVLKTGWEVVMTPVTYRVVGFLKRTEHEDYYDRHTRFTPFTLDT; translated from the coding sequence ATGGAAAAGAAAACCTATAAGTACTACGACCTGGTGATGGCGGCCTTCGTGACCGTGCTCTTGTGTTCGAACTTCATCGGCGCAGCCAAACAGGCCGTGTTGACCTTGCCGATCCTGGGTAAGGTCACCTTCGGGGCGGGGGTGTTGTTCTTCCCCATCTCCTATATCTTCGGCGACGTGCTGACCGAGGTGTACGGTTACGCGCGGGACCGCCGGGTGGTCTGGGCCGGGTTCGGCGCGCTGGCCTTCGCCTCCTTGATGGCCTGGGTGGTGGTCCATTTGCCCGCGGCCGATAGCGAATGGATGAAGACCTATCAGGGCCAGTTGGAAGGCGTTTTCGGCAATGCCTGGCGCATCGCGGCGGGATCGATGATCGCCTTCTGGTCGGGCAGCTTCGCGAATAGCTTCGTCTTGGCTAAAATGAAAATCGTGACGGAAGGCAAATGGCTTTGGATGCGCACCATCGGTTCGACCTTGGTAGGGGAATTGGTGGACTCCTCCCTATTCTATTTCATCGCCTTCGGCGGGCTATGGGCCACGGGCGACGTGCTCAAGGTGGCGCTGACCCAGTACGTGTTGAAGACGGGTTGGGAAGTGGTGATGACGCCGGTGACCTACCGCGTGGTGGGGTTCTTGAAGCGGACGGAGCATGAGGATTATTACGATCGGCATACCCGCTTCACGCCGTTTACCTTGGATACTTAA
- a CDS encoding HAMP domain-containing histidine kinase: MILDLEHLVWSGLAALAVLFVSIAVRLREDREFALLGSGLALLCLVVATDVWIFCDPAPKAALGSAWLAALQNAQQIAACAYVWVALRFTNSLTGRPGLPALRAHAAILTALCLGFYVDILSPADLFVAESPAGFFTVTWAFDFIYSPYLISLFAWNVVLTLRGWRAANGEARRTLGALAIAYTLLLLGGCLDFMGAWRPYLRVLPSSTMLAALSMGGIGTYLFTARLIRLYQNQREAILKIAAIHGDLETHRSLGDLGQSAAHISESIRDFVSEMKTDAESLRRDPATAARAEPARIENARSRLESFTGAILEFSRSARIGERRLLSPSAWVAECLAAMPPEERDLVRVLGTVSRPISGDPAMLRKAMRELIRNALQAGASHVEVRLAEGLGRLSVAVQDDGSGFPFDQLGRIASPFFTTRKAEGACGLGASIAQGIFRSHGGSLSYYPALTPSFPGLLANATLPQHFGSQAGWRGASGWILICDVAARIDRFLETCANVGITPTVRGSAEPDTGSGTSFAIVDAAAGTVASLPSRWKRFRLAGDIVDGDPYGGGNWLREETLIAWAASAPLAG; the protein is encoded by the coding sequence ATGATACTGGACCTGGAACACTTGGTCTGGTCGGGCTTGGCGGCCCTCGCCGTGCTTTTCGTTTCCATCGCCGTGAGACTAAGAGAGGATCGCGAATTCGCCTTGTTGGGAAGCGGGCTGGCGCTGCTGTGCCTGGTGGTCGCCACCGACGTGTGGATCTTCTGCGATCCGGCGCCCAAGGCGGCCTTGGGATCCGCTTGGCTAGCGGCATTGCAGAATGCCCAGCAAATCGCCGCCTGCGCTTACGTGTGGGTGGCGCTGCGTTTTACCAACTCCCTTACCGGCCGCCCGGGCCTACCGGCTTTGCGCGCGCATGCGGCGATCCTGACGGCGCTGTGCCTGGGATTCTACGTCGATATACTGAGCCCGGCGGACCTCTTCGTGGCCGAGTCCCCCGCGGGATTCTTCACGGTGACGTGGGCCTTCGATTTCATCTATTCGCCCTACCTGATCTCGTTGTTCGCCTGGAACGTCGTCCTTACCCTACGCGGGTGGCGCGCTGCCAACGGCGAGGCGCGCCGCACCTTGGGGGCCCTCGCCATCGCCTATACCTTGCTGCTCTTAGGGGGTTGCCTCGATTTCATGGGCGCTTGGCGGCCGTACCTCCGCGTTCTCCCCAGCTCGACCATGCTGGCCGCCCTTTCCATGGGCGGCATCGGAACCTACCTCTTCACCGCCCGGCTCATCCGCCTCTACCAGAACCAGCGCGAGGCCATCCTGAAGATAGCCGCCATCCATGGCGACCTCGAGACCCATCGATCGCTGGGGGACTTGGGGCAATCGGCCGCCCACATCAGCGAGTCCATCCGGGACTTCGTGTCCGAAATGAAAACCGATGCCGAATCGCTGCGCCGCGATCCGGCGACGGCGGCCCGGGCCGAACCCGCGCGTATCGAGAACGCCAGGAGCCGGCTGGAGTCCTTCACCGGCGCCATCTTGGAATTTTCCCGCAGCGCGCGGATAGGGGAGCGTAGGCTCCTCTCGCCTTCCGCTTGGGTGGCCGAGTGCCTGGCCGCCATGCCGCCGGAAGAGCGAGACCTGGTCCGCGTGCTCGGCACGGTTTCCCGTCCCATCTCCGGGGATCCCGCCATGCTCCGTAAGGCCATGCGGGAGTTGATCCGCAATGCCTTGCAAGCGGGCGCCAGCCACGTCGAAGTCCGTCTCGCCGAGGGACTGGGCCGCTTATCGGTGGCCGTCCAGGACGATGGCTCCGGTTTCCCCTTCGATCAACTCGGCCGCATCGCGAGCCCCTTCTTCACCACGCGCAAGGCGGAAGGCGCCTGCGGATTGGGCGCATCCATCGCCCAGGGGATTTTCCGATCCCACGGCGGAAGCCTCTCGTATTATCCGGCCCTCACGCCATCATTCCCGGGCCTGCTTGCCAATGCGACCCTCCCCCAACACTTCGGCTCCCAGGCCGGATGGCGCGGGGCATCCGGCTGGATCCTGATCTGCGACGTCGCCGCGCGCATCGACAGGTTCCTGGAGACCTGCGCCAACGTCGGGATCACGCCCACGGTGCGCGGGTCCGCCGAACCGGATACGGGGTCCGGGACCTCGTTTGCCATCGTGGACGCGGCCGCCGGAACGGTCGCTAGCCTGCCTTCGCGTTGGAAGCGGTTCCGGCTCGCGGGCGATATCGTGGACGGCGATCCCTATGGCGGAGGGAATTGGCTTCGCGAAGAAACCTTGATCGCCTGGGCGGCATCCGCGCCCCTGGCCGGCTAA
- a CDS encoding GHKL domain-containing protein — MIILLQVICSFLFATGCLFSLIDMRTKWDRSFKYFGISLILLSLMAAIDLWVRPSHASLADKLFWERMLHVLACFFFPFSLGYHLMITRWPTITPLKILIGMGALCLPLVFTDPMINSRNGSVMGGPLYYALFFPFALFYIGCANYVVIRRLKTAVGHERKILWFHLAGFILLAGFGLIDMTGVANPATRIIPSFKIIGILVYGVMASLIFAERFLMILRDNQATFAKLETAYRDLEQVNALKQLGESTAIINHEIKNYMFMIGGNAQLLREAVPLSEKGSQIVDNIITSVERLTEFSDDILKLSRTEVVREKHPVNLSQVIHGTIEKHFPGRKACFQLSGLERERFMFGDWSKLEQVFVNIFNNSFEASGGQPVEIKVKANATDTTLVVSVEDDGVGCDEMQIDCLFKAFYTTKKRQGGTGLGMSITRTIVESHGGRISAYSKNLARKGEHGLKLVMTFPFYASKLAEEAGRKHPIALVKEGMDNFGDIIRVFGNLKVNPYVVADVGDLSGLDVPPESLTVIVSAKAMADNFTRLADYPQLCLVSRHKHNLYILDQGRGSRPEIFSEEYVASSMLRSPRSRTRFRERQHQLVP, encoded by the coding sequence ATGATCATCCTCCTCCAGGTTATCTGCTCCTTCCTTTTCGCAACCGGCTGCTTGTTTTCCCTCATCGATATGCGGACGAAATGGGATCGTAGCTTCAAGTATTTCGGTATATCGCTCATCCTTCTCTCCTTGATGGCGGCCATCGATTTGTGGGTCCGTCCCAGCCACGCCAGCCTGGCCGACAAATTGTTTTGGGAACGAATGCTGCACGTGCTCGCGTGTTTCTTCTTCCCCTTCTCATTGGGCTACCACCTGATGATCACGCGCTGGCCGACGATCACCCCGCTGAAAATCCTGATAGGCATGGGCGCCCTCTGCCTGCCGCTGGTCTTCACCGATCCCATGATCAACTCCCGGAATGGCTCCGTCATGGGAGGGCCGCTTTACTACGCCTTGTTCTTCCCCTTCGCGCTTTTCTACATCGGCTGCGCCAATTACGTCGTCATCCGCCGTCTGAAGACGGCAGTCGGGCATGAACGGAAAATCCTCTGGTTCCACCTGGCCGGTTTCATCCTGCTCGCCGGGTTCGGCTTGATCGATATGACGGGGGTCGCCAATCCGGCCACGAGAATCATCCCCAGCTTCAAGATCATCGGCATACTCGTCTACGGCGTCATGGCGTCGCTCATCTTCGCGGAACGGTTCCTCATGATCTTGCGGGACAACCAGGCCACCTTCGCCAAGCTGGAAACCGCTTACCGGGATTTGGAACAGGTGAACGCGCTCAAGCAATTGGGGGAGTCGACCGCCATCATCAACCACGAGATCAAGAATTACATGTTCATGATCGGCGGCAACGCCCAGCTGCTCCGGGAAGCGGTCCCGCTTTCGGAGAAGGGCAGCCAGATCGTCGACAACATCATTACCTCGGTGGAGCGCCTGACCGAGTTCAGCGATGATATCCTGAAACTTTCCCGCACGGAAGTGGTGCGCGAGAAGCATCCCGTCAATCTCTCCCAGGTAATCCACGGCACCATCGAAAAGCATTTCCCCGGCCGCAAAGCCTGCTTCCAACTTTCCGGCCTCGAACGGGAACGCTTCATGTTCGGCGATTGGAGCAAGCTCGAACAGGTCTTCGTGAACATCTTCAACAACAGTTTCGAAGCCAGCGGCGGGCAGCCGGTGGAGATCAAGGTCAAGGCGAACGCCACGGACACCACCCTGGTCGTGAGCGTGGAAGACGACGGCGTGGGTTGCGATGAAATGCAAATCGACTGCCTCTTCAAGGCATTCTATACGACCAAAAAGCGGCAGGGCGGGACCGGGTTGGGCATGTCCATCACGCGTACCATCGTGGAAAGCCACGGGGGCCGCATCAGCGCCTATTCGAAAAACCTCGCGCGCAAAGGCGAGCACGGCCTCAAGCTGGTCATGACCTTCCCCTTCTACGCGAGCAAGCTGGCCGAGGAGGCGGGCCGCAAGCACCCGATCGCCTTGGTGAAAGAAGGCATGGACAACTTCGGCGATATCATCCGCGTTTTCGGGAACCTCAAGGTGAATCCCTACGTCGTCGCGGACGTGGGCGATCTGTCCGGACTGGATGTCCCTCCCGAGTCCCTAACCGTGATCGTGAGCGCCAAGGCCATGGCGGATAATTTCACCCGCCTCGCCGATTATCCGCAATTGTGCCTGGTTTCCCGCCATAAGCACAATCTCTACATCCTCGATCAGGGCCGTGGCAGCCGGCCCGAGATCTTCAGCGAGGAATACGTCGCTTCCAGCATGCTCCGCAGCCCGCGATCGCGCACCCGCTTCCGGGAACGGCAGCACCAGTTGGTGCCGTAA
- a CDS encoding response regulator transcription factor, which yields MSTGNPISLVMVEDNLDLAQTVEDFLQAEPRLKLAGIAHDSQGFREKTAAHLPELALIDIHLDTPRAGLELLVWLRMHYPVVKPVIMTVNQGDVLEAYQSGARGYVLKTHLEILCDTLLQVAQGHLIIPSEVGELYVKQVAAAAELWKKSAELDRFSDREKEILRLLNASMKREAIADKLGISFFTVRRHIQNMLEKAGEPTVKTLLTRFGKVLGSERA from the coding sequence ATGAGCACCGGTAATCCAATTTCCCTCGTCATGGTCGAGGACAATCTCGACTTGGCCCAAACCGTGGAGGACTTCCTCCAGGCGGAACCGCGCCTGAAACTGGCCGGCATCGCCCACGACAGCCAGGGTTTCCGCGAAAAGACGGCGGCCCATTTGCCCGAGCTGGCCCTTATCGACATCCACCTGGATACCCCGCGGGCGGGTTTGGAATTGCTGGTCTGGCTGCGCATGCATTATCCGGTGGTAAAGCCCGTGATCATGACGGTCAACCAAGGGGATGTGCTGGAGGCGTACCAATCAGGCGCGCGCGGTTACGTCCTCAAGACCCATCTGGAGATCCTCTGCGACACTCTCCTGCAGGTGGCTCAGGGACATCTCATCATCCCTTCCGAGGTGGGCGAGCTCTACGTTAAGCAAGTCGCCGCCGCCGCCGAGCTTTGGAAGAAGTCGGCGGAGCTGGATCGGTTCTCAGATCGGGAAAAGGAGATTTTGCGCCTGTTGAACGCCAGCATGAAACGCGAGGCCATCGCCGATAAGCTGGGCATTTCCTTCTTCACGGTGCGCCGGCACATCCAGAACATGCTGGAAAAGGCGGGCGAGCCCACGGTGAAAACCTTGCTTACGAGATTCGGAAAGGTACTCGGGTCAGAGCGGGCCTAA
- the rnhA gene encoding ribonuclease HI: MDDNVIIYADGACLGNPGPGGYGTVLLFQDKRKELSGGYRRTTNNRMELMAAIVGLEALKAPSKVVLYSDSKYVVDAVEKGWARGWRRNGWRKADKQLAMNPDLWERLLTLCARHSVRFEWVKGHAGNVENERCDALANAAALLEELQPDPGYG; this comes from the coding sequence GTGGACGATAACGTCATCATTTACGCCGACGGCGCTTGCCTGGGCAATCCCGGCCCCGGGGGGTACGGAACCGTTCTCCTCTTCCAGGACAAGCGCAAGGAATTGAGCGGTGGCTACCGCCGCACCACCAACAATCGCATGGAATTGATGGCCGCCATCGTAGGCCTGGAGGCATTGAAAGCCCCCAGCAAGGTCGTGCTGTACTCGGACTCGAAGTACGTGGTAGACGCGGTGGAGAAGGGCTGGGCCCGCGGCTGGCGCCGCAACGGCTGGCGCAAGGCCGATAAGCAGCTGGCCATGAACCCGGACCTGTGGGAGCGGCTGCTTACCCTCTGCGCGCGCCACAGCGTGCGTTTCGAATGGGTGAAGGGCCATGCCGGCAACGTGGAGAACGAGCGTTGCGACGCCCTGGCCAATGCGGCGGCCTTGCTGGAGGAACTCCAGCCCGATCCGGGGTACGGTTGA